Genomic DNA from Microbacterium neungamense:
TCGGACACGATGTCGTGCACCAGCTTGCGCTCGTAGCTGGACATCGCCGGGAGGGAAGCCTGCGAGGCGCCCTCGTCCAGTTTCGCCACCGCGGCGTCGACCAGCGCTTCCAGCTGCCGGCGCCGGGCATCCCGCGATCCGCCGATGTCGAGGATCAGCCGGGAGAACGCGCCGGTCTTGTTCTGCACCGCAAGCCGGGTCAGCTCCTGCAGGGCCTGCACCGTCTCAGGGGCCGAGAGAACGCCGAGGCCATCTCCCTCCGCCTCGACGGACACATACGCGCGACCCTGCCGGACGTCCAGCGTCAGATCACCGTCGATGTCGGCGATGTCGAGGAGCTCCTCGATGAAATCCGCCGCGACATCGCCCTCGTGCTCGAGCTGCTCGAGCGTCGACTCGGTCGCCAGGTCCTCGGTGGTCATCCGTTGCCGCCCTTCTTCTTCGCACGCTTCTTGCTCATCGGCTGCTCGCGCTTCGGCGCCTGCGCCTTGGCCCGCTCGGCCTCCTCGAGCTTGCGCTGCTGCTCCGCCTCGTACACCGCGATCGGGACGACTTTGCCCTGGGCGTTGATCGCCTTGCCCTTGCGCGCCAGGCGCTCCTCGCGCGCCTTCGCCGCCTCGGAGCCCGGGGTCGGCATCTCGCGGATGACGAGGAACTGCTGGCCCATGGTCCACAGGTTCGAGATGAACCAGTACACGACCACGCCGAGCGGGAAGAAGATGCCCGAGAAGATGAAGCCCAGGGGCAGCACGTAGAGCATGATCTTCTGCATCTGGTAGGCCTGGCCGGTCTTGGCCTCGGGCGAAAGGTTCTTCGAGATGATCTGCAGCTGCGTGATGAACTGCGACACGATCATCAGCACCACCAGGATGGCGAGGATCGTGATCGCCAGCGTGTTCTGGTTCTCCCACGCGACGCTCAGCGTCTCGTGCAGGGACACGCTGCCGAACAGGCGCGCGTCGTAGAACTCCTGCGTCAGCTCGTTGTTGAGCAGGCCGACACCGCTGAAGTCGGGGTTGTCCCGGATCTTCTGCACGTCGACCAGCACGCTGTAGAGCGAGAAGAAGATCGGCATCTGGATCAGCAGCGGAAGGCAGCTGGAGACAGGCGTCGTTCCGTGCTTCTTGTACAGCGCCATCGTCTCGCGGCTCATCGCCTCGCGAGAGAGCTGATCGCGCTTGCCCTTGTACTTCTCCTGAACTTTTCGCAGCTCAGGAGCGATTTCCATCATCTTGCGCTGGCTCTTGATCTGCTTCACGAACAGCGGGAACACCGCTGCGCGCACCACGATCACCAGTCCGACGATCGCCAGCACCCAGGTGACGCCGGCGGCCCCGGGCAGGCCCATCAGAGTCAGCAGCGCGTGCCACGCGACGAGGATGAGCTCCACGACCCACTTCAGCGGCCACAGGATCAGGCCGAACAGATCGAACCCGCCGCCGGAACTCGGCGCGGGGGTGGAGGTGCTTGCGAGCAGAAGGTCAAGACCCACTGTTCAGTCCTTTCGAGCAGGTACGACGAAGCCCGTCGGCGTCAGGTCGTATCGGAAGTGAGCATGCGGGCGGACATCGTCGATGCCGCCCCTGCTCCATGGGTTGCAGCGCAGAACCCGCCACGCGGAGAGCGCCGCCCCCCGCACGGCGCCGTGCTGCTGAACCGCTCCTACAGCGTACGCGGAACAGGACGGGTAGTAACGACACACGTCCCCGTACAGCGGCGAGATGACGGCGCGGTACGC
This window encodes:
- the yidD gene encoding membrane protein insertion efficiency factor YidD; its protein translation is MSALPSYAFGTAHLHPGDLLRSIPLIPRNLALAFLVAYRAVISPLYGDVCRYYPSCSAYAVGAVQQHGAVRGAALSAWRVLRCNPWSRGGIDDVRPHAHFRYDLTPTGFVVPARKD
- a CDS encoding protein jag, with product MTTEDLATESTLEQLEHEGDVAADFIEELLDIADIDGDLTLDVRQGRAYVSVEAEGDGLGVLSAPETVQALQELTRLAVQNKTGAFSRLILDIGGSRDARRRQLEALVDAAVAKLDEGASQASLPAMSSYERKLVHDIVSERGLMSESYGEGADRHTVISRR
- the yidC gene encoding membrane protein insertase YidC, which encodes MGLDLLLASTSTPAPSSGGGFDLFGLILWPLKWVVELILVAWHALLTLMGLPGAAGVTWVLAIVGLVIVVRAAVFPLFVKQIKSQRKMMEIAPELRKVQEKYKGKRDQLSREAMSRETMALYKKHGTTPVSSCLPLLIQMPIFFSLYSVLVDVQKIRDNPDFSGVGLLNNELTQEFYDARLFGSVSLHETLSVAWENQNTLAITILAILVVLMIVSQFITQLQIISKNLSPEAKTGQAYQMQKIMLYVLPLGFIFSGIFFPLGVVVYWFISNLWTMGQQFLVIREMPTPGSEAAKAREERLARKGKAINAQGKVVPIAVYEAEQQRKLEEAERAKAQAPKREQPMSKKRAKKKGGNG